Proteins from a genomic interval of Deltaproteobacteria bacterium:
- a CDS encoding response regulator transcription factor, with the protein MKIQSWMNNVSKPVIHFFGIADPVLFKKLQQQLESMEQQLQIKPPLERVPSPKKKFPLFGYFNSDPATFSILKQSLKDRFSLKTFSNWENVVRHLSKKPMPYFLVDLSSIGSQGLKALKLLRQKSPRTKIMALSSYLSAGLAHIMPKPLIFEEILQKPLNEEQLNKLR; encoded by the coding sequence ATGAAAATTCAAAGCTGGATGAATAATGTTTCAAAACCTGTCATTCACTTTTTTGGAATTGCTGACCCTGTTTTGTTTAAAAAATTACAGCAACAATTAGAATCGATGGAGCAGCAGTTGCAGATAAAACCACCGCTTGAGAGGGTTCCATCCCCTAAAAAAAAATTTCCTCTTTTCGGTTATTTTAATTCGGATCCTGCCACTTTTTCAATACTGAAACAGTCTCTGAAAGATCGTTTTTCACTAAAAACCTTTTCCAATTGGGAAAATGTGGTGAGGCATTTGTCAAAAAAACCCATGCCTTATTTTTTGGTTGATTTGTCTTCCATCGGAAGTCAGGGTTTAAAGGCCCTTAAATTGCTCCGTCAGAAAAGCCCGAGGACAAAAATAATGGCTCTTTCTAGTTATTTGAGCGCTGGATTGGCGCATATCATGCCTAAGCCCCTTATATTTGAAGAAATTTTACAAAAACCCCTCAATGAAGAGCAGTTGAATAAACTGAGATGA